Proteins from a genomic interval of Desulfovibrio piger:
- a CDS encoding translation initiation factor IF-2, with translation MPLSVRLRRACVPVLLALLCAAGSAALDAGDAWAASALSPHHSGLEPPGGPKPMEGLPAMGNAGNTTERGMGYTDAYGRPLKDYGPEEVKPRKRPRGGAYGTYGRKQSRPLPDPDADTPGKPAWDFN, from the coding sequence GTGCCTCTGTCCGTCCGTCTCCGCCGTGCCTGTGTCCCCGTGCTGCTGGCCCTGCTCTGCGCCGCCGGCAGCGCCGCGCTGGATGCCGGTGATGCCTGGGCCGCCTCGGCCCTGAGCCCACACCACAGCGGTCTCGAACCGCCCGGCGGGCCCAAGCCCATGGAAGGCCTGCCCGCCATGGGCAATGCCGGCAACACCACCGAGCGCGGCATGGGCTATACCGATGCCTACGGCCGCCCGCTCAAGGACTACGGCCCCGAGGAAGTGAAACCCCGCAAGCGCCCCCGCGGCGGCGCCTACGGCACTTACGGACGCAAACAGAGCCGCCCCCTGCCGGATCCCGACGCCGACACGCCGGGCAAACCGGCTTGGGACTTCAACTGA
- the pheT gene encoding phenylalanine--tRNA ligase subunit beta: protein MLLSLSWLREFVPYEGTAQELGDRLTMLGLELEEIVRPYDAIAPIVVGHVVECVDHPESDHLHICKVDAGQGELLDIVCGAPNVAAGQKVPVALVGTTMPGGLIIKKAKLRGAPSFGMICSERELGLTEDHSGIMVLPDSAVPGTRLVDTLELDREVLDISITPNRADCLSVLGLARETALAFNLPLTIPELPLCEDGPARDLPSVEVSDPELCNLYAGRVIAGVKIAPSPMRIRHRLHAVGVRPISNIVDVTNYILFECGQPLHSFDLDKLRGNRIIVSPAAQGEKIVTLDGQERTLDPRDLCIRDAERAVALAGVMGGQATEIDDASTNVFLESAVFRPGTIRKTSRRLGLSSESSYRFERGIDHKRSIWALDRACAMMVAAAGGKVCPGYTLAEPKPFVPVQIEFRPARANALLGVELSRDFDEKVLSGMGCAIEKTSDDSWQVTQPSWRPDLTREADLIEEVGRVHGLDTIAPELPAFLQDLGRAGEPMSTFQFWSRLRHWGAGLGLNEAVNYSFVGHKDLDLLGLPAEGRISIMNPLSAEQDALRTVLAPGLLHDLRNNLAQGAAGVRLFELANTFTAAPSDDPHATGASETGMLGVLLYGQRHDSAWPHVEADMDYSDLKGIVEHLLHFLNLSAPVCELAESHPYLLPCVRLSVDGTEVGVMGRVRPEMADSFHARKDVWLAELNLDVLRRLHDAAQLRFQSLAVFPPVRRDITVAAPVGVTVGAILDQIMGQKQPLLEGAVLVDSFSPEGSDERNLTFRLTFRHAERTLKDAEVDKVREKVAQSLVQELGVRI from the coding sequence ATGCTGCTTTCTCTTTCGTGGCTGCGCGAATTCGTCCCGTATGAAGGCACGGCACAGGAGCTGGGCGACCGGCTGACCATGCTGGGCCTGGAACTGGAAGAAATCGTGCGCCCCTATGACGCCATCGCCCCCATCGTGGTGGGCCATGTGGTGGAATGCGTCGACCATCCCGAATCCGACCACCTGCACATCTGCAAGGTGGACGCCGGCCAGGGCGAACTGCTGGACATCGTCTGCGGCGCCCCCAACGTGGCCGCCGGCCAGAAAGTCCCCGTGGCCCTGGTGGGCACCACCATGCCCGGCGGCCTGATCATCAAGAAGGCCAAGCTGCGCGGCGCTCCCTCCTTCGGCATGATCTGCTCCGAACGCGAGCTGGGCCTCACCGAAGACCACAGCGGCATCATGGTTCTGCCCGACAGCGCCGTGCCCGGCACCCGTCTGGTGGACACCCTGGAGCTGGACCGCGAGGTGCTGGACATCTCCATCACCCCCAACCGCGCCGACTGTCTCTCCGTGCTGGGCCTGGCCCGCGAGACCGCCCTGGCCTTCAACCTGCCCCTGACCATCCCCGAACTGCCCCTGTGCGAGGACGGCCCGGCCCGCGACCTGCCCAGCGTGGAAGTCAGCGATCCCGAGCTGTGCAACCTTTACGCCGGCCGCGTCATCGCCGGCGTCAAGATCGCTCCCTCGCCCATGCGCATCCGTCACCGTCTGCATGCCGTGGGCGTGCGTCCCATCTCCAACATCGTGGACGTGACCAACTACATCCTCTTCGAATGCGGCCAGCCCCTGCATTCCTTCGACCTGGACAAGCTGCGCGGCAACCGCATCATCGTCAGCCCCGCCGCCCAGGGCGAGAAGATCGTCACCCTGGACGGCCAGGAACGCACCCTCGATCCCCGTGACCTCTGCATCCGCGACGCCGAACGCGCCGTGGCCCTGGCCGGTGTCATGGGTGGCCAGGCCACCGAGATCGACGATGCCAGCACCAACGTCTTCCTGGAAAGCGCCGTGTTCCGTCCCGGCACCATCCGCAAAACCTCGCGCCGTCTGGGCCTGTCGTCCGAATCCTCCTACCGCTTCGAACGCGGCATCGACCACAAGCGCTCCATCTGGGCCCTGGACCGTGCCTGCGCCATGATGGTGGCCGCTGCCGGCGGCAAGGTCTGCCCCGGCTACACCCTGGCCGAGCCCAAGCCCTTCGTGCCCGTGCAGATCGAGTTCCGCCCCGCCCGCGCCAACGCCCTGCTGGGCGTGGAACTGAGCCGCGACTTCGACGAGAAGGTGCTCTCCGGCATGGGCTGCGCCATCGAGAAGACCAGCGACGACAGCTGGCAGGTCACCCAGCCCAGCTGGCGCCCCGACCTGACCCGCGAAGCCGACCTCATCGAAGAAGTGGGCCGTGTGCACGGTCTGGACACCATCGCCCCCGAACTGCCCGCCTTCCTGCAGGATCTGGGCCGCGCCGGCGAACCCATGTCCACCTTCCAGTTCTGGTCCCGCCTGCGCCACTGGGGCGCCGGTCTGGGCCTCAACGAAGCCGTCAACTACAGCTTCGTGGGCCACAAGGATCTGGACCTGCTGGGCCTGCCCGCCGAAGGCCGCATCTCCATCATGAACCCGCTCTCCGCCGAACAGGATGCCCTGCGCACCGTGCTGGCCCCCGGCCTGCTGCATGACCTGCGCAACAACCTGGCCCAGGGCGCCGCGGGCGTGCGCCTGTTCGAGCTGGCCAACACCTTCACGGCCGCTCCCAGCGACGATCCCCACGCCACCGGCGCCAGCGAGACCGGCATGCTGGGCGTGCTCCTCTACGGCCAGCGCCACGACAGCGCCTGGCCGCATGTGGAAGCCGACATGGATTACAGCGACCTCAAGGGCATCGTGGAGCACCTGCTGCACTTCCTCAACCTGTCCGCCCCCGTGTGCGAACTGGCCGAGAGCCACCCCTACCTGCTGCCCTGCGTGCGCCTGAGCGTGGACGGCACCGAGGTGGGCGTCATGGGCCGCGTGCGTCCCGAGATGGCCGACAGCTTCCACGCCCGCAAGGACGTCTGGCTGGCCGAGCTCAACCTCGACGTGCTGCGCCGCCTGCATGATGCCGCCCAGCTGCGCTTCCAGAGCCTGGCCGTCTTCCCGCCGGTGCGCCGCGACATCACCGTGGCCGCCCCTGTGGGCGTGACCGTGGGCGCCATCCTGGACCAGATCATGGGCCAGAAGCAGCCCCTGCTGGAAGGCGCCGTGCTGGTGGACAGCTTCAGCCCCGAAGGCAGCGACGAACGCAACCTCACCTTCCGCCTGACCTTCCGTCACGCCGAGCGCACCCTCAAGGATGCGGAAGTGGACAAAGTGCGGGAAAAGGTGGCACAATCCCTGGTGCAGGAGCTGGGCGTACGCATCTAG
- a CDS encoding MerR family transcriptional regulator, with the protein MSEKLYKIGQAAALLNLNTSVLRFWETVFPQLTPRRTDSGQRFYSEEDMALLRRIQQLLHQKGMTIEGARRILDGSATLDEVLPERAASKRDPALMLKLKNELTELRRVLAGR; encoded by the coding sequence ATGTCGGAAAAACTCTACAAGATCGGCCAAGCCGCCGCCCTGCTCAACCTCAATACTTCCGTGCTGCGTTTCTGGGAAACGGTGTTCCCCCAGCTGACTCCCCGGCGTACGGACTCGGGCCAGCGTTTCTACAGCGAAGAGGACATGGCCCTGCTGCGCCGCATCCAGCAGCTGCTGCACCAGAAGGGCATGACCATAGAAGGCGCGCGCCGCATCCTGGACGGCAGCGCCACCCTGGACGAGGTCCTGCCGGAACGCGCCGCCAGCAAGCGCGATCCGGCCCTGATGCTGAAGCTGAAAAACGAGCTGACCGAGCTGCGCCGCGTTCTGGCCGGCCGGTGA
- the rpe gene encoding ribulose-phosphate 3-epimerase, translated as MILSPSLLSADFSRLADELAALEAAGISWLHLDIMDGAFVPNITFGQPVIKSLRKRSSKLFFDVHLMIEEPARYLESFRDAGADMLVIHAEADRHPQRTLSEIRRLGMKAGLAFNPGTDIASLRWLAPDLDMVLVMSVNPGFSGQKFIPQSFDKIRATRAMLNAAGAGDVLIQVDGGACPENSAQLVAAGADVLVSGSAFFGHPPYDQCHQKFQAAAQAAADNAHNARCAAAALWQPGRALKK; from the coding sequence ATGATCCTTTCTCCTTCCCTGCTCTCCGCCGATTTCTCCCGTCTGGCCGACGAGCTCGCCGCCCTTGAGGCCGCGGGCATCTCCTGGCTGCACCTGGACATCATGGACGGGGCCTTCGTGCCCAATATCACCTTTGGCCAGCCCGTCATCAAAAGCCTGCGCAAACGCAGCAGCAAACTTTTCTTCGACGTGCACCTCATGATCGAGGAGCCCGCCCGCTATCTGGAATCCTTCCGTGATGCCGGGGCCGACATGCTGGTCATCCATGCCGAGGCCGACCGCCACCCCCAGCGCACCCTCAGCGAGATCCGCCGCCTGGGCATGAAAGCCGGTCTGGCCTTCAACCCCGGTACGGACATCGCCTCCCTGCGCTGGCTGGCCCCCGATCTGGACATGGTGCTGGTCATGAGCGTGAACCCCGGCTTCTCCGGCCAGAAGTTCATCCCCCAGAGCTTCGACAAGATCCGCGCCACCCGCGCCATGCTCAACGCCGCCGGTGCCGGGGACGTGCTCATCCAGGTGGACGGCGGCGCCTGCCCCGAGAACTCCGCGCAGCTGGTGGCCGCCGGTGCCGACGTGCTGGTCTCGGGCTCGGCCTTCTTCGGCCATCCGCCCTATGACCAGTGCCATCAGAAATTCCAGGCCGCCGCCCAGGCTGCGGCCGATAATGCCCACAATGCCCGTTGCGCTGCGGCCGCCCTGTGGCAGCCCGGCCGCGCCCTGAAAAAATAA